From a single Saimiri boliviensis isolate mSaiBol1 chromosome 7, mSaiBol1.pri, whole genome shotgun sequence genomic region:
- the CFAP73 gene encoding cilia- and flagella-associated protein 73 isoform X3, which produces MAALKQRWEQLEQKERELKESFIRFDKFFQDSEARRNRVLRRAAEERNQVGRREAEALRLRAQLEELRREHARLQRRLRRLQPCASLLEQALELLPGFQDVPELVARFDGLAETQAALRLRERERLAEQEAVRARLQRLRDAWPDELLAQGQRRAQLQERLEAARERTLQWESKWIQIQNTAAEKTLLLGRSRMAVLNLFQLVCQHQGQPPALDIEDTEGQLEQVKLFMQDVSAMLNRQPLPPSPDPAHSSCKEAGGRKGDQLPPLAPGLCSEPHFPRC; this is translated from the exons ATGGCAGCCCTGAAACAGCGCTGGGAACAGCTGGAACAGAAGGAGCGGGAGCTAAAGGAGTCGTTCATCCGCTTTGACAAGTTTTTCCAG GACTCCGAGGCCCGGCGCAATCGAGTGCTGCGGAGGGCGGCGGAGGAGCGGAACCAGGTGGGCCGCCGGGAGGCGGAGGCGCTGCGGCTGCGGGCCCAGCTCGAGGAGCTACGGCGGGAGCACGCGCGGCTGCAGCGCAGACTGCGGCGCCTGCAGCCCTGCGCGAGCCTGCTGGAGCAAGCGCTGGAGCTGCTGCCCGGG TTCCAAGATGTCCCGGAGCTGGTGGCGCGCTTCGACGGCCTGGCCGAGACCCAGGCAGCGCTGAGGCTGAGGGAGCGCGAGCGGCTCGCCGAGCAGGAGGCGGTGCGGGCGCGGCTGCAGCGGCTGCGGGACGCCTGGCCGGACGAGCTGCTCGCACAGGGCCAGCGGCGGGCGCAGCTGCAGGAGCGCCTGGAGGCTGCCCGGGAGCGCACGCTGCAGTGG GAATCCAAGTGGATTCAGATTCAGAACACAGCAGCGGAGAAGACTCTGCTCCTGGGGCGCAGCAGGATGGCCGTGCTCAACCTGTTCCAGCTAGTGTGCCAGCATCAGGGGCAGCCGCCTGCCCTGGACATTGAGGACACAGAGGGGCAGCTAGAGCAG GTGAAGCTGTTCATGCAAGACGTCTCCGCCATGCTGAACCGGCAGCCCCTGCCGCCTAGCCCTGACCCAG CCCACTCCAGCTGCAAGGAAGCAGGTGGGAGGAAGGGGGACCAACTTCCACCTCTGGCACCTGGCTTGtgctctgagcctcactttcctcgtTGCTAA
- the CFAP73 gene encoding cilia- and flagella-associated protein 73 isoform X2, producing MAVPREEYFRLALQEKLSTKLPEQAGHYFPPVLRLLEKRQELVDADQALQAQKQVFHTKMAALKQRWEQLEQKERELKESFIRFDKFFQDSEARRNRVLRRAAEERNQVGRREAEALRLRAQLEELRREHARLQRRLRRLQPCASLLEQALELLPGFQDVPELVARFDGLAETQAALRLRERERLAEQEAVRARLQRLRDAWPDELLAQGQRRAQLQERLEAARERTLQWVKLFMQDVSAMLNRQPLPPSPDPAHSSCKEAGGRKGDQLPPLAPGLCSEPHFPRC from the exons ATGGCAGTGCCCCGGGAGGAATATTTTCGACTGGCCTTGCAGGAGAAACTGTCTAC AAAGCTGCCAGAGCAGGCTGGGCATTACTTCCCGCCAGTGCTACGTCTCCTGGAGAAGAGGCAAGAGCTGGTGGATGCAGACCAGGCCCTGCAGGCCCAGAAGCAG GTGTTCCACACCAAGATGGCAGCCCTGAAACAGCGCTGGGAACAGCTGGAACAGAAGGAGCGGGAGCTAAAGGAGTCGTTCATCCGCTTTGACAAGTTTTTCCAG GACTCCGAGGCCCGGCGCAATCGAGTGCTGCGGAGGGCGGCGGAGGAGCGGAACCAGGTGGGCCGCCGGGAGGCGGAGGCGCTGCGGCTGCGGGCCCAGCTCGAGGAGCTACGGCGGGAGCACGCGCGGCTGCAGCGCAGACTGCGGCGCCTGCAGCCCTGCGCGAGCCTGCTGGAGCAAGCGCTGGAGCTGCTGCCCGGG TTCCAAGATGTCCCGGAGCTGGTGGCGCGCTTCGACGGCCTGGCCGAGACCCAGGCAGCGCTGAGGCTGAGGGAGCGCGAGCGGCTCGCCGAGCAGGAGGCGGTGCGGGCGCGGCTGCAGCGGCTGCGGGACGCCTGGCCGGACGAGCTGCTCGCACAGGGCCAGCGGCGGGCGCAGCTGCAGGAGCGCCTGGAGGCTGCCCGGGAGCGCACGCTGCAGTGG GTGAAGCTGTTCATGCAAGACGTCTCCGCCATGCTGAACCGGCAGCCCCTGCCGCCTAGCCCTGACCCAG CCCACTCCAGCTGCAAGGAAGCAGGTGGGAGGAAGGGGGACCAACTTCCACCTCTGGCACCTGGCTTGtgctctgagcctcactttcctcgtTGCTAA
- the CFAP73 gene encoding cilia- and flagella-associated protein 73 isoform X1, protein MAVPREEYFRLALQEKLSTKLPEQAGHYFPPVLRLLEKRQELVDADQALQAQKQVFHTKMAALKQRWEQLEQKERELKESFIRFDKFFQDSEARRNRVLRRAAEERNQVGRREAEALRLRAQLEELRREHARLQRRLRRLQPCASLLEQALELLPGFQDVPELVARFDGLAETQAALRLRERERLAEQEAVRARLQRLRDAWPDELLAQGQRRAQLQERLEAARERTLQWESKWIQIQNTAAEKTLLLGRSRMAVLNLFQLVCQHQGQPPALDIEDTEGQLEQVKLFMQDVSAMLNRQPLPPSPDPAHSSCKEAGGRKGDQLPPLAPGLCSEPHFPRC, encoded by the exons ATGGCAGTGCCCCGGGAGGAATATTTTCGACTGGCCTTGCAGGAGAAACTGTCTAC AAAGCTGCCAGAGCAGGCTGGGCATTACTTCCCGCCAGTGCTACGTCTCCTGGAGAAGAGGCAAGAGCTGGTGGATGCAGACCAGGCCCTGCAGGCCCAGAAGCAG GTGTTCCACACCAAGATGGCAGCCCTGAAACAGCGCTGGGAACAGCTGGAACAGAAGGAGCGGGAGCTAAAGGAGTCGTTCATCCGCTTTGACAAGTTTTTCCAG GACTCCGAGGCCCGGCGCAATCGAGTGCTGCGGAGGGCGGCGGAGGAGCGGAACCAGGTGGGCCGCCGGGAGGCGGAGGCGCTGCGGCTGCGGGCCCAGCTCGAGGAGCTACGGCGGGAGCACGCGCGGCTGCAGCGCAGACTGCGGCGCCTGCAGCCCTGCGCGAGCCTGCTGGAGCAAGCGCTGGAGCTGCTGCCCGGG TTCCAAGATGTCCCGGAGCTGGTGGCGCGCTTCGACGGCCTGGCCGAGACCCAGGCAGCGCTGAGGCTGAGGGAGCGCGAGCGGCTCGCCGAGCAGGAGGCGGTGCGGGCGCGGCTGCAGCGGCTGCGGGACGCCTGGCCGGACGAGCTGCTCGCACAGGGCCAGCGGCGGGCGCAGCTGCAGGAGCGCCTGGAGGCTGCCCGGGAGCGCACGCTGCAGTGG GAATCCAAGTGGATTCAGATTCAGAACACAGCAGCGGAGAAGACTCTGCTCCTGGGGCGCAGCAGGATGGCCGTGCTCAACCTGTTCCAGCTAGTGTGCCAGCATCAGGGGCAGCCGCCTGCCCTGGACATTGAGGACACAGAGGGGCAGCTAGAGCAG GTGAAGCTGTTCATGCAAGACGTCTCCGCCATGCTGAACCGGCAGCCCCTGCCGCCTAGCCCTGACCCAG CCCACTCCAGCTGCAAGGAAGCAGGTGGGAGGAAGGGGGACCAACTTCCACCTCTGGCACCTGGCTTGtgctctgagcctcactttcctcgtTGCTAA